One Microbacterium sp. zg-B96 genomic region harbors:
- a CDS encoding helix-turn-helix transcriptional regulator, which yields MNAPRWPPARDSPQHLGPLWRHVLGDRLRGLRHESGKTLGEVARRAGVSPQYLSEIERGLKEPSSEMIAAVMRALGITLVDLTLDIAESLIAAQQSVQPVSLRQSTVALAA from the coding sequence ATGAACGCGCCCCGCTGGCCGCCCGCGCGCGACAGCCCGCAGCACCTGGGGCCCCTGTGGCGGCACGTGCTCGGTGATCGCCTGCGCGGTCTGCGACACGAAAGCGGCAAGACGCTCGGCGAGGTCGCCCGTCGCGCCGGAGTCTCGCCCCAGTACCTCTCCGAGATCGAGCGAGGCCTCAAGGAGCCGTCGAGCGAGATGATCGCGGCGGTGATGCGCGCCCTGGGCATCACCCTGGTCGACCTCACACTCGACATCGCGGAGAGTCTCATCGCGGCGCAGCAATCCGTGCAACCGGTGTCGCTGCGGCAGTCCACGGTCGCACTCGCCGCCTGA